The following proteins come from a genomic window of Halomarina ordinaria:
- a CDS encoding hydantoinase/oxoprolinase family protein — protein MTYNLGVDVGGTFTDVLVFDEDTKALTIDKVLSTPDNPSRGVVTGVGAAMEKADARMDELGLVFHGTTVVTNMLLEETGARVGLLTTAGHEQILHLARAWTPGPLYGWMAMEKPEPLADLVDTRGVSARVGSPDGEVLAPVDEAEVREAAAALVDDGVEALTVALLNSYLNPEQERAVREILEAEYPDLPVSISSEIVPEYGEYERTLTTVINDYARPQVIRYLDDLDDELQAAGSSAALNVVRSDGGIMSTDAAKRRPVELALSGPSGGVVGAAAIAERKGIPNVLTLDMGGTSTDVSLVEDGQASTTRQTKVGYREFKSRAVDVNTVGAGGGSIARVQINGSLVVGPESSGADPGPACYGRGGTDPTVTDANVVLGRIPPSVKLGGDLDLDREAARDAIQGIADERGSSVEEAAQAVLDIVNENMYGALRVVSVERGYDPREFGLVAFGGAGPMHANALADLIGADPLVIPPAPGVMSAFGFLTSDIQNEFAETYLRTDEEVDGREVRDALETLEADAADWLRSEGVADDAHRFDYFADCRYFRQDIQMSIPVDTDDLVDGDGLDGLKAAFEARHERQFDFSLDAPLEIATLRVIGRGTIEGVELEAREAGGEDAAGAVTGHHDVYFDGEYHDTPVYDRSQLRPGNVVAGPAVVVEDDSTVVIQPDHTATVDRFESLVVTRGE, from the coding sequence ATGACATACAACCTCGGCGTCGACGTCGGTGGGACCTTCACCGACGTACTCGTGTTCGACGAGGACACGAAGGCGCTCACCATCGACAAGGTCCTCTCGACGCCCGACAACCCCTCACGGGGGGTGGTGACGGGCGTCGGGGCCGCCATGGAGAAAGCGGACGCGCGGATGGACGAACTCGGCCTCGTCTTCCACGGGACGACGGTCGTCACGAACATGCTCCTGGAGGAGACGGGCGCGCGCGTCGGCCTGCTGACGACCGCGGGCCACGAGCAGATACTCCACCTCGCGCGGGCGTGGACGCCCGGCCCGCTGTACGGCTGGATGGCGATGGAGAAACCCGAACCGCTCGCGGACCTCGTCGACACGCGAGGGGTGAGCGCGCGCGTCGGGTCGCCCGACGGCGAGGTACTCGCGCCCGTCGACGAGGCGGAGGTACGAGAGGCCGCCGCCGCCCTCGTCGACGACGGCGTCGAGGCGCTCACCGTCGCCCTCCTGAACTCCTATCTCAACCCCGAACAGGAGCGGGCGGTCCGTGAGATACTCGAAGCGGAGTACCCCGACCTCCCCGTCTCCATCTCCTCGGAAATCGTCCCCGAGTACGGCGAGTACGAGCGCACCCTCACGACCGTCATCAACGACTACGCCCGCCCGCAGGTCATCCGCTACCTCGACGACCTCGACGACGAACTGCAGGCCGCCGGCTCGTCGGCCGCGCTCAACGTCGTCCGCTCGGACGGGGGTATCATGTCCACGGACGCGGCCAAGCGCCGGCCCGTCGAACTCGCGCTCTCGGGGCCGAGCGGTGGCGTCGTCGGCGCCGCCGCCATCGCCGAGCGCAAGGGCATCCCGAACGTCCTCACCCTCGACATGGGCGGCACCTCGACGGACGTGAGCCTCGTCGAGGACGGCCAGGCGTCGACGACTCGCCAGACGAAAGTGGGGTATCGGGAGTTCAAGTCCCGCGCGGTGGACGTCAACACCGTCGGTGCGGGCGGCGGCTCCATCGCCCGCGTCCAGATCAACGGCTCGCTCGTCGTCGGCCCCGAGAGTTCGGGCGCCGACCCCGGCCCGGCCTGTTACGGCCGCGGCGGCACCGACCCCACGGTGACGGACGCGAACGTCGTCCTCGGTCGCATCCCGCCGTCGGTGAAACTCGGCGGCGACCTCGACCTCGACCGCGAGGCGGCCCGCGACGCCATCCAGGGTATCGCCGACGAGCGCGGGTCGAGCGTCGAGGAGGCCGCACAGGCCGTCCTCGACATCGTCAACGAGAACATGTACGGCGCGCTGCGCGTCGTGAGCGTCGAGCGGGGGTACGACCCCCGCGAGTTCGGCCTCGTCGCCTTCGGCGGTGCCGGGCCGATGCACGCCAACGCGCTGGCCGACCTCATCGGTGCCGACCCGCTCGTCATCCCGCCCGCACCGGGGGTCATGTCCGCGTTCGGCTTCCTCACCAGCGACATCCAGAACGAGTTCGCGGAGACGTACCTCCGGACCGACGAGGAGGTCGACGGGCGCGAGGTCCGCGACGCCCTGGAGACGCTGGAGGCGGACGCGGCCGACTGGCTCCGCTCGGAGGGCGTCGCGGACGACGCCCACCGATTCGACTACTTCGCCGACTGCCGCTACTTCCGTCAGGACATCCAGATGTCCATCCCGGTCGACACGGACGACCTGGTGGACGGCGACGGCCTCGACGGCCTGAAGGCGGCCTTCGAGGCGCGCCACGAGCGCCAGTTCGACTTCTCGCTCGACGCACCGCTCGAAATCGCCACCCTGCGGGTCATCGGTCGCGGCACCATCGAGGGCGTCGAACTCGAGGCGCGCGAGGCGGGCGGCGAGGACGCCGCCGGCGCCGTCACCGGCCACCACGACGTCTACTTCGACGGGGAGTACCACGACACGCCGGTCTACGACCGGTCGCAACTGCGACCGGGGAACGTCGTCGCCGGCCCGGCCGTCGTCGTCGAGGACGACTCGACGGTGGTCATCCAGCCGGACCACACCGCGACGGTCGACCGCTTCGAATCGCTCGTCGTCACCCGAGGTGAGTGA
- a CDS encoding hydantoinase B/oxoprolinase family protein, with protein MRTQPDFVGDHDIDQTTLDIVESTLANTRYEMDRVVETTAISPVIREQSDQFPMMADRKGRMVMGQFGSAIDDIIENASFGWEDLRDGDVVATNDPYMCEGAVSHTPDMLLLRPIFYDDDLVGFSSQWGNLMDVGGKTPGSIPIDASTIFEEGVRLPPTKLYKEGVFDEGLLETFKHNTRLPAHAEADIKALAAGTATAEARIQELCERFGKETYLTACDAILDRTREGVTRLIRDLLPEGETFTFEDFADDDGRGNGPIKLHMELTREGDRLVIDWTGTDPQVPGTVNFLLNENMFKMFTGVFLIMAFDPQLTFNDGFYDRIDVTIPEGSVLKPEFPAALGNRLTLMARHFDILQAVFSDALGEQFSVAGSYGTSPNLVYAGTDSEGNDFQLLEILYGGIPARPGGDGLDGHSWWPMFKTVPAEYQEAYYPLTIDEYSARADTGGAGEFRGGHGVRKVYTFEEDGAITFQDDRALTYPYGVDGGAHAQPSRKTLVRTDGTEEDLPSKVENVAVSAGDKLVFETAGGGGLGDPLARDPHLVAREVERGLVSADAAREAYGVALADGAVDEAETESLRSRLRGNREDLPQFDFGPLPDEAALAEQIAEERRAFDARHD; from the coding sequence ATGCGTACCCAACCAGACTTCGTCGGAGACCACGACATCGACCAGACCACCCTCGACATCGTCGAGAGCACGCTCGCGAACACCCGCTACGAGATGGACCGCGTCGTCGAGACGACGGCCATCTCGCCGGTCATCCGCGAGCAGTCCGACCAGTTCCCGATGATGGCCGACCGGAAGGGGCGGATGGTGATGGGCCAGTTCGGCAGCGCCATCGACGACATCATCGAGAACGCGTCGTTCGGGTGGGAGGACCTCCGCGACGGCGACGTCGTCGCGACGAACGACCCCTACATGTGCGAGGGGGCGGTGTCGCACACGCCGGACATGCTCCTGTTGCGACCCATCTTCTACGACGACGACCTCGTCGGCTTCTCCAGCCAGTGGGGGAACCTGATGGACGTCGGCGGGAAGACGCCGGGGAGCATCCCCATCGACGCCTCGACCATCTTCGAGGAGGGAGTGCGTCTCCCGCCGACGAAACTGTACAAGGAGGGCGTCTTCGACGAGGGACTCCTGGAGACGTTCAAGCACAACACCCGCCTGCCCGCCCACGCCGAGGCGGACATCAAGGCGCTCGCCGCCGGCACCGCGACCGCCGAGGCGCGCATCCAGGAACTCTGCGAGCGATTCGGCAAGGAGACGTACCTCACAGCCTGCGACGCCATCCTCGACCGCACCCGCGAGGGCGTCACCCGTCTCATCCGCGACCTGCTCCCGGAGGGCGAGACGTTCACCTTCGAGGACTTCGCCGACGACGACGGCCGGGGCAACGGCCCCATCAAACTCCACATGGAACTCACCCGCGAGGGCGACCGCCTCGTCATCGACTGGACGGGGACGGACCCGCAGGTGCCCGGCACGGTGAACTTCCTCCTGAACGAGAACATGTTCAAGATGTTCACCGGGGTGTTCCTCATCATGGCGTTCGACCCGCAGTTGACGTTCAACGACGGGTTCTACGACCGCATCGACGTCACCATCCCGGAGGGGAGCGTGCTGAAACCGGAGTTCCCGGCCGCCCTCGGCAACCGTCTGACGCTGATGGCCCGGCACTTCGACATCCTGCAGGCGGTGTTCTCGGACGCGCTGGGCGAGCAGTTCTCCGTCGCGGGGAGCTACGGGACGAGCCCCAACCTCGTCTACGCCGGCACCGACTCGGAGGGCAACGACTTCCAGTTGCTCGAAATCCTCTACGGCGGCATTCCGGCCCGCCCCGGCGGCGACGGCCTCGACGGCCACTCGTGGTGGCCGATGTTCAAGACCGTCCCCGCCGAGTACCAGGAGGCGTACTACCCCCTCACCATCGACGAGTACTCCGCGCGGGCGGACACCGGCGGCGCGGGCGAGTTCCGCGGCGGCCACGGCGTCCGGAAGGTGTACACCTTCGAGGAGGACGGCGCCATCACCTTCCAGGACGACCGGGCGCTCACCTACCCCTACGGCGTCGACGGGGGGGCCCACGCCCAGCCATCCCGGAAGACGCTCGTCCGCACCGACGGCACCGAGGAGGACCTCCCCTCGAAGGTCGAGAACGTCGCGGTGAGCGCGGGCGACAAACTCGTCTTCGAGACGGCCGGCGGCGGCGGCCTCGGCGACCCGCTCGCGCGCGACCCCCACCTCGTCGCCAGAGAGGTCGAACGCGGCCTCGTGAGCGCGGACGCCGCCCGCGAGGCGTACGGCGTCGCGCTCGCCGACGGCGCGGTGGACGAGGCGGAGACGGAGTCGCTCCGGTCCAGGCTCCGGGGGAACCGCGAGGACCTCCCACAGTTCGACTTCGGCCCGCTCCCCGACGAGGCGGCGCTCGCCGAACAGATCGCCGAGGAGCGTCGCGCGTTCGACGCGCGTCACGACTGA
- a CDS encoding isochorismatase family protein, translating to MSGDPDAPFAAYDERDFGRDVGFGDRPALVVIDLVEAFTDPDSALGSDVESVVERTRELLDAFRERDLPRYFTTVAYEESYGDAGVFVEKVPALRDLRLGTDAVRVDDRLEPREGERVVLKKYASAFFGTDLATELTTHRVDTLVLAGVTTSGCVRATAVDSLQHGYRTIVPRDAVGDRAEGPHRANLFDIDAKYGDVVTTDDVLSEL from the coding sequence ATGTCGGGCGACCCCGACGCACCCTTCGCGGCCTACGACGAGCGCGACTTCGGCCGCGACGTCGGCTTCGGCGACCGACCGGCGCTCGTCGTCATCGACCTCGTCGAGGCGTTCACCGACCCCGACTCGGCGCTCGGCTCCGACGTGGAGAGCGTGGTCGAGCGTACCCGAGAACTCCTCGACGCGTTCCGCGAGCGCGACCTCCCGCGGTACTTCACGACGGTCGCCTACGAGGAGAGCTACGGCGACGCCGGCGTGTTCGTCGAGAAGGTGCCCGCGCTGCGCGACCTCCGCCTCGGTACCGACGCCGTGCGGGTGGACGACCGTCTCGAACCCCGAGAGGGCGAGCGCGTCGTCCTCAAGAAGTACGCGAGCGCCTTCTTCGGGACTGACCTCGCGACGGAACTGACGACCCACCGCGTCGACACGCTCGTCCTCGCGGGCGTGACGACCAGCGGCTGCGTCCGCGCGACGGCCGTCGACAGCCTCCAGCACGGCTACCGGACCATCGTCCCCCGCGACGCCGTCGGCGACCGGGCCGAGGGCCCACACCGCGCCAACCTGTTCGACATCGACGCGAAGTACGGCGACGTCGTGACGACCGACGACGTCCTCTCGGAACTCTAG
- a CDS encoding M20/M25/M40 family metallo-hydrolase, translated as MDEAHREFLDELLATHSPSGFESPALSAWVDYVSEFADDVTVDAYGNAVATSEGDERSVAFGGHADEIGFMVRDVDDDGFLALTRVGGSDKTVVRGQHVVVHADDPVPGVVGQTAIHLREGDDEIPDINENYVDVGATSKEEAEELVEVGDPVTFASRVENLQGSRLAARGMDNRVGIWAAAEGLRRAVERDADATVHAVATVQEEVGLNGAKMVGFDLAPDAFVAVDVTHATDAPKTPKEKSTSVDLGGGPTVARGSTNHPGLVRGVREVAEREGIDVQLEAAGSYTGTDADAVFVSRGGIPSLNVGVPNRYMHTPVEVVDTADLDAVADLLGAVGASVDAFDLTAGL; from the coding sequence ATGGACGAAGCTCACAGAGAGTTCCTCGACGAACTCCTCGCGACGCACAGCCCGTCCGGTTTCGAGTCGCCCGCTCTCAGCGCCTGGGTCGACTACGTGAGCGAGTTCGCCGACGACGTGACCGTCGACGCCTACGGCAACGCCGTCGCCACCTCCGAGGGGGACGAGCGCTCGGTCGCGTTCGGCGGGCACGCGGACGAGATCGGGTTCATGGTCCGCGACGTCGACGACGACGGCTTCCTCGCGCTCACGAGGGTCGGCGGGTCCGACAAGACCGTCGTCCGCGGGCAGCACGTCGTCGTCCACGCCGACGACCCGGTCCCCGGCGTGGTCGGTCAGACGGCCATCCACCTGCGCGAGGGCGACGACGAGATTCCGGACATAAACGAGAACTACGTCGACGTCGGGGCCACCTCGAAGGAGGAGGCGGAGGAACTCGTCGAGGTGGGCGACCCCGTCACGTTCGCCAGCCGGGTCGAGAACCTGCAGGGGTCCCGCCTCGCCGCCCGCGGGATGGACAACCGCGTCGGCATCTGGGCGGCCGCCGAGGGTCTCCGGCGCGCCGTCGAACGCGACGCCGACGCCACCGTCCACGCCGTCGCGACGGTCCAGGAGGAGGTGGGCCTCAACGGCGCGAAGATGGTCGGCTTCGACCTCGCGCCGGACGCGTTCGTCGCCGTCGACGTCACCCACGCGACGGACGCGCCGAAGACGCCGAAAGAGAAGTCGACGAGCGTCGACCTCGGGGGCGGCCCCACCGTCGCGCGCGGGAGCACGAACCACCCCGGCCTCGTCAGGGGCGTCCGCGAGGTGGCCGAGCGCGAGGGCATCGACGTCCAGCTGGAGGCGGCCGGCAGTTACACCGGCACCGACGCCGACGCCGTCTTCGTCTCGCGCGGCGGTATCCCGTCGCTGAACGTCGGCGTCCCCAACCGCTACATGCACACGCCGGTCGAGGTGGTCGACACGGCCGACCTCGACGCCGTCGCCGACCTGCTCGGCGCGGTCGGTGCGAGCGTCGACGCGTTCGACCTGACGGCCGGCCTCTAG
- a CDS encoding zinc-dependent metalloprotease, which translates to MNFYRAVRAVTDASGEGPVDWVAVGDAAKAVTAPGDLDLSATDRQAYAADVRAARDRIRAEAGVDFDLPATVEVQNRHHWVDANVATFERILDLLDADQGFIPGIARTVNTGSMAFAIGFLANNVLGQYDPRLLSGSDDHALYFVHPNISRVARQLDADEDRFRRWIAFHEVTHAAEFGAAPWLSDHLEGLIESTLRDLSAARFDRDDFRAIDTTMTAVEGYAELLMDRTFDDEYADLRAKLDARRQGGGPIAQLFRRLLGLGRKRRQYERGKDFFEAVVSARDLQTASLVWERPENLPSDDELGNPTAWLTRVA; encoded by the coding sequence ATGAACTTCTATCGCGCGGTTCGTGCGGTCACGGACGCCTCTGGAGAGGGGCCGGTGGACTGGGTCGCCGTCGGCGACGCCGCGAAGGCAGTGACGGCACCCGGCGACCTCGACCTCTCGGCGACCGACCGGCAGGCGTACGCCGCCGACGTGCGCGCGGCGCGCGACCGCATCCGCGCGGAGGCGGGCGTCGACTTCGACCTCCCGGCGACCGTCGAGGTGCAGAACCGCCACCACTGGGTCGACGCCAACGTCGCCACCTTCGAGCGCATCCTCGACCTGCTCGACGCCGACCAGGGGTTCATCCCCGGCATCGCCCGCACCGTCAACACCGGGTCGATGGCGTTCGCCATCGGCTTCCTCGCGAACAACGTCCTCGGCCAGTACGACCCGCGCCTCCTGAGCGGGAGCGACGACCACGCGCTCTACTTCGTCCACCCCAACATCTCGCGGGTCGCCCGGCAACTCGACGCCGACGAGGACCGCTTCCGGCGCTGGATCGCCTTCCACGAGGTGACCCACGCCGCGGAGTTCGGCGCGGCGCCGTGGCTCTCCGACCACCTCGAGGGCCTCATCGAGTCGACGCTGCGCGACCTCTCGGCGGCGCGCTTCGACCGCGACGACTTCCGGGCCATCGACACGACGATGACCGCCGTCGAGGGCTACGCCGAGTTGCTGATGGACCGGACGTTCGACGACGAGTACGCGGACCTCCGCGCGAAACTCGACGCCCGGCGTCAGGGCGGCGGGCCGATCGCGCAGTTGTTCCGACGCCTGCTCGGTCTCGGGCGCAAGCGCCGCCAGTACGAGCGCGGCAAGGACTTCTTCGAGGCGGTCGTGAGCGCCCGCGACCTCCAGACGGCCAGCCTGGTGTGGGAGCGCCCGGAGAACCTCCCCTCCGACGACGAACTGGGCAACCCGACCGCCTGGCTCACCCGCGTCGCCTGA
- a CDS encoding TSUP family transporter produces the protein MATDSPTLDAGTFLDNLLALHYREVLMTFATAVVVLGAVALYPGSGRVTAGFSGDVTTTTLAFVFAVAVVAGAVKGAVGFGYALIATPVLSSVIDPVVAVVVLAIPPWMINVFQVGETNTGLTYVRREWPLVVLAAVGTVVGVTFLSRYQAGPLVPMLIALLILAYVAFQVVQNFVVVEEAHHPVALGGVGLATGFLLGAANLGPLLPAYLHTFERDRERYVGGVSMVFAVVFTIKIVQTAAVGLLTPYLLWLGCAISVVTLVGLFLGTYLRRVGVDERWFNRAVVALLLVIGLNILRNTVPAVVGGL, from the coding sequence ATGGCCACCGACTCCCCGACGCTCGACGCCGGAACGTTCCTCGACAACCTCCTCGCGCTTCACTACCGCGAGGTCCTGATGACGTTCGCGACCGCGGTCGTCGTCCTCGGTGCCGTCGCGCTCTACCCCGGCAGCGGACGCGTCACCGCTGGGTTCTCCGGCGACGTGACGACGACCACGCTCGCGTTCGTGTTCGCCGTCGCCGTGGTCGCCGGCGCGGTGAAGGGGGCCGTCGGGTTCGGCTACGCGCTCATCGCCACGCCCGTCCTCTCGTCGGTCATCGACCCGGTCGTCGCCGTCGTCGTCCTCGCCATCCCCCCGTGGATGATAAACGTCTTCCAGGTAGGCGAGACGAACACCGGCCTCACCTACGTCAGGCGGGAGTGGCCGCTCGTCGTCCTCGCCGCCGTCGGCACCGTCGTCGGCGTCACCTTCCTCTCCCGGTACCAGGCGGGCCCGCTCGTGCCGATGCTCATCGCGCTGCTCATCCTCGCGTACGTCGCCTTCCAGGTGGTGCAGAACTTCGTCGTCGTCGAGGAGGCCCACCACCCGGTCGCGCTCGGCGGCGTCGGCCTCGCCACCGGGTTCCTGCTCGGCGCGGCCAACCTCGGCCCCCTGCTCCCGGCGTACCTCCACACGTTCGAGCGCGACCGCGAGCGCTACGTCGGCGGGGTGTCGATGGTGTTCGCGGTCGTCTTCACCATCAAAATCGTCCAGACCGCGGCCGTCGGCCTGCTGACGCCGTACCTCCTGTGGCTCGGCTGTGCCATCTCCGTCGTCACGCTCGTCGGCCTGTTCCTCGGGACGTACCTCCGGCGCGTCGGCGTCGACGAGCGGTGGTTCAACCGGGCGGTCGTCGCCCTGCTGCTCGTCATCGGGCTGAACATCCTCCGGAACACCGTCCCCGCCGTGGTCGGCGGGCTCTAA
- a CDS encoding Zn-ribbon domain-containing OB-fold protein: MSLSYDEWAASLREGTLLGVTCADCGTTYGTPFSVCNECGGRDLDATDLPEDGEVYSVTTVNVPPVGFEGPYQVALVQVGPARVTARIADDDEVDIGDGVVLDGAMEADDGHPAPVFRRA; encoded by the coding sequence GTGAGCCTCTCCTACGACGAGTGGGCGGCGTCGCTCCGGGAGGGGACGCTCCTCGGCGTCACCTGCGCCGACTGCGGGACGACGTACGGCACGCCCTTCTCGGTCTGTAACGAGTGCGGCGGCCGCGACCTCGACGCCACCGACCTCCCCGAGGACGGCGAGGTCTACTCGGTGACGACGGTGAACGTCCCGCCGGTGGGCTTCGAGGGACCGTATCAGGTGGCGCTCGTGCAGGTCGGCCCGGCGCGCGTCACCGCCCGTATCGCCGACGATGACGAGGTGGACATCGGAGACGGCGTCGTCCTCGACGGGGCGATGGAGGCCGACGACGGCCACCCCGCGCCGGTGTTCCGCCGGGCGTAG
- a CDS encoding thiolase C-terminal domain-containing protein, which translates to MTRASVVGAGMTTFGVHESTLAELFATAALDAYDDAGVGPDDVDAFYFGNAMGGQTENDTHLAPKLASEVGIAGVPAQRFEDACATSATAFKNAVQAVEAGIHDTVLVGGVERCTPETGLGTGEMTRIFASASHRQYEQPTGLTFPGVFALLTKRHMHEYGTTEEQLAHVAVKNHANGQRNPRAHFGRELTVEDVLESPVVADPFHLMDCCPFSDGASALVVTSDERADSYDDPVDVTGVGHATDIVPLSAKPVPHATQAARDAAAGAYEQADVTADAMDFAEVHDCFTGAEVMASEAIGFFEDGEGGPAAAEGRSALDGDRPINPSGGLKAKGHPIGATGAAQIVELTEQLRGDAGDRQVEGAERAVAHNLGGDAGTTVVSVVEVRS; encoded by the coding sequence ATGACACGAGCGAGCGTCGTAGGCGCCGGGATGACGACCTTCGGAGTCCACGAGTCGACCCTCGCGGAGTTGTTCGCCACCGCGGCCCTCGACGCGTACGACGACGCCGGCGTCGGGCCCGACGACGTCGACGCGTTCTACTTCGGCAACGCGATGGGCGGCCAGACGGAGAACGACACGCACCTGGCGCCGAAGCTGGCCTCGGAGGTGGGCATCGCGGGCGTCCCCGCCCAGCGCTTCGAGGACGCCTGCGCCACCTCGGCCACCGCGTTCAAGAACGCCGTCCAGGCGGTCGAGGCGGGTATCCACGACACCGTCCTCGTCGGCGGCGTCGAACGGTGTACGCCCGAGACGGGCCTCGGGACCGGCGAGATGACCCGCATCTTCGCCAGCGCCTCCCACCGCCAGTACGAGCAACCGACAGGGCTCACCTTCCCGGGCGTGTTCGCGCTGCTCACGAAACGCCACATGCACGAGTACGGCACCACCGAAGAGCAGCTCGCGCACGTCGCCGTCAAGAACCACGCGAACGGCCAGCGCAACCCTCGCGCGCACTTCGGACGGGAACTGACGGTCGAGGACGTCCTCGAGTCGCCCGTCGTCGCCGACCCGTTCCACCTCATGGACTGCTGTCCGTTCTCCGACGGCGCGAGCGCGCTGGTCGTCACGAGCGACGAGCGCGCCGACTCCTACGACGACCCGGTTGACGTGACGGGCGTCGGCCACGCCACCGACATCGTCCCCCTCTCGGCGAAACCCGTCCCGCACGCCACGCAGGCCGCCCGCGACGCCGCGGCGGGGGCGTACGAGCAGGCCGACGTGACCGCCGACGCGATGGACTTCGCGGAGGTCCACGACTGCTTCACCGGCGCCGAGGTGATGGCGAGCGAGGCCATCGGCTTCTTCGAGGACGGCGAGGGGGGCCCCGCCGCCGCCGAGGGGCGCTCCGCGCTCGACGGCGACCGGCCCATCAACCCCTCCGGCGGGTTGAAGGCGAAGGGTCACCCCATCGGCGCGACGGGCGCCGCGCAAATCGTCGAACTCACCGAACAGCTCAGGGGCGACGCCGGCGACCGGCAGGTCGAGGGCGCAGAGCGCGCCGTCGCGCACAACCTCGGCGGCGACGCCGGCACCACCGTGGTGTCGGTCGTGGAGGTGCGCTCGTGA
- a CDS encoding AtzH-like domain-containing protein, which translates to MDAETTVREYYAALRDGDPLAPFFLEADGVVKFGLSERLAGYDAVADGLHEQTRTTTDWVVESAALVVETRGDAGWFSDDVFMAWTDTERGIRYEFDTRWSGTLLRVEGEWRVAGMHVSTTQEGL; encoded by the coding sequence ATGGACGCCGAGACGACCGTCCGGGAGTACTACGCCGCCCTCCGCGACGGCGACCCGCTCGCGCCCTTCTTCCTCGAAGCCGACGGCGTCGTGAAGTTCGGGCTCTCCGAGCGCCTCGCGGGCTACGACGCGGTCGCTGATGGACTCCACGAGCAGACCCGGACGACGACCGACTGGGTCGTCGAGAGCGCCGCGCTCGTCGTCGAGACGCGCGGCGACGCCGGGTGGTTCTCCGACGACGTGTTCATGGCGTGGACGGACACCGAACGGGGAATCAGGTACGAGTTCGACACGCGCTGGAGCGGGACGCTCCTCCGCGTCGAGGGCGAGTGGCGCGTCGCGGGGATGCACGTCAGCACGACCCAGGAGGGGCTCTGA
- a CDS encoding enoyl-CoA hydratase/isomerase family protein, whose translation MSESAPVLADRDGAVVTLTVNRPDRLNALDTDVLDALLDALATAREEDTRVLVLTGAGEDAFVAGADIEYMSQLSVAEAQAYAEVGHRVTDAIEGFPAPVIAAVNGYAFGGGCELALAADFRVASVDAVLGQTEVDLGIVPGWGGTQRLSRIVGDSMARKLVFFGERVDAQDAQQMGLVDEVVAPEEFDEYVAGMAADLAEKPAFALQAAKEALNQVHETHLSAGLTYERRLWSGLFGTHDQREGMEAFVEKRDADFE comes from the coding sequence ATGTCCGAGTCAGCCCCGGTCCTCGCGGACCGCGACGGCGCCGTCGTGACGCTCACCGTCAACCGCCCCGACCGACTGAACGCGCTCGACACCGACGTCCTCGACGCGTTGCTCGACGCGCTGGCGACGGCCCGGGAGGAGGACACCCGGGTGCTCGTCCTCACGGGTGCGGGCGAGGATGCGTTCGTCGCCGGCGCCGACATCGAGTACATGTCGCAGTTGTCGGTGGCGGAGGCGCAGGCGTACGCCGAGGTCGGCCACCGCGTCACCGACGCCATCGAGGGGTTCCCCGCGCCGGTCATCGCCGCGGTGAACGGCTACGCCTTCGGCGGCGGCTGCGAACTCGCGCTCGCCGCCGACTTCCGGGTGGCGAGCGTCGACGCCGTCCTCGGCCAGACGGAGGTCGACCTTGGTATCGTCCCCGGCTGGGGCGGCACCCAGCGTCTCTCGCGTATCGTGGGCGACTCGATGGCCCGAAAGCTCGTCTTCTTCGGCGAACGCGTCGACGCGCAGGACGCCCAGCAGATGGGCCTCGTCGACGAGGTGGTCGCGCCCGAGGAGTTCGACGAGTACGTCGCGGGGATGGCCGCCGACCTCGCCGAGAAGCCCGCCTTCGCGCTCCAGGCCGCGAAGGAGGCGCTCAATCAGGTCCACGAGACGCACCTCTCGGCCGGCCTCACCTACGAGCGCCGCCTCTGGAGCGGCCTCTTCGGGACCCACGACCAGCGCGAGGGGATGGAGGCGTTCGTCGAGAAGCGCGACGCCGACTTCGAGTAG